In one Drosophila albomicans strain 15112-1751.03 chromosome X, ASM965048v2, whole genome shotgun sequence genomic region, the following are encoded:
- the LOC117574963 gene encoding cytoplasmic 60S subunit biogenesis factor ZNF622, whose translation MSNFTCINCDARFANAEIQREHYKTDWHRYNLKRRVAQLPPVAAEEFQQRVLTARSATETAIEEQQMSIYCTACRKQFGNQKAHDNHLNSKKHKDALARFVETEPQSSSPALCVKSRVEPRPHPALAAAAAGKGRFAFAERAMQIDEDADDDDDADFEDIEEEEVDSDEWDKIAENPLSERDCLFCSEQSEDLVANLKHMSVAHSFFIPDAEYCTDMEGLIYYLGEKVANYFICLWCNDRGKTFYSLDAVRKHMLDKGHCQMLHEGVALAEYAEYYDYSSSYPDNKEGMDIDEEVVPELLDGDEYQLVLPSGAVIGHRSLLRYYKQRLHPERAVVLKKSDRKLHRVLSEYRALGWTQTQQQAAARKAKDIHLMKRVQSKWQMQLGTKANKLQKHYRAQVLI comes from the exons ATGTCGAATTTTACGTGCATCAATTGCGATGCTCGCTTTGCCAATGCCGAAATACAGCGGGAACACTACAAAACCGATTGGCACCGTTACAACCTAAAGAGGCGCGTGGCGCAGTTGCCACCAGTGGCAGCCGAGGAGTTCCAGCAGCGTGTGCTGACCGCCCGCAGTGCGACAGAGACGGCAATCGAAGAGCAACAGATGAGCATCTATTGCACCGCCTGTCGCAAACAATTTGGCAACCAAAAGGCACACGACAATCACCTCAATAGCAAAAAGCATAAGGATGCTCTTGCACGCTTCGTTGAAACTGAGCCGCAATCATCGTCGCCAGCTTTGTGCGTTAAGAGTCGCGTtgagccacgcccacatccTGCACTGGCGGCGGCTGCAGCTGGCAAAGGTCGCTTTGCATTCGCGGAGCGCGCAATGCAAATCGATGAGGAtgctgatgacgatgacgatgccgACTTTGAGGATATCGAAGAGGAAGAG GTCGATTCAGATGAATGGGATAAGATTGCCGAGAATCCGCTGAGCGAACGCGATTGCTTGTTTTGTTCAGAGCAAAGCGAGGATTTGGTGGCGAACCTCAAGCATATGTCGGTGGCACATTCATTCTTCATTCCCGATGCCGAGTACTGCACAGATATGGAGGGTTTGATCTACTATCTGGGCGAAAAGGTGGCCAACTATTTCATCTGCTTGTGGTGCAATGATCGCGGCAAAACCTTCTATTCCCTAGACGCTGTGCGGAAGCACATGCTGGACAAGGGTCACTGTCAGATGTTGCACGAAGGTGTCGCTCTTGCCGAGTACGCCGAGTACTATGACTACAGCAGCAGTTATCCCGATAAC AAAGAAGGCATGGATATCGATGAAGAGGTTGTGCCCGAGCTGCTAGATGGCGACGAATATCAACTGGTGCTGCCCTCTGGCGCCGTAATCGGGCATCGTTCACTGCTCCGCTACTACAAACAGCGTCTGCATCCCGAGCGCGCTGTCGTGCTCAAGAAATCGGATCGTAAGCTGCATCGTGTGTTGAGCGAGTATCGTGCACTCGGCTGGACGCAGACGCAGCAGCAGGCGGCGGCGCGGAAGGCGAAGGACATTCATCTGATGAAGCGAGTGCAGtccaaatggcaaatgcagCTGGGCACCAAGGCCAATAAGCTGCAGAAGCATTATCGTGCTCAGGTCCTCATTTAA
- the LOC117574939 gene encoding actin-related protein 8, whose product MQRSRASSTSSGRVSHSQTPNQQQQQQQQHQQQQQQPLEALKIIVIHPGSQYLRIGRAADLNPLTLLHAVAYRCHNNDNNDAALQPHHDPLLPPLDNATNAGGKLQTEFEEQRLAVSRMLQHCIVDEQNRLRVATPPQQLAHFNRSSVAEQVTPSEADEDTDTEDANVLYDEQILRLTAAEARNYDIHFPIQRGELNVHAGRGGSLQATLSHVERIWTHALEQRLGIARRDLTTHSAVLVVNDVYVRRHLREQMTLLLQRMGFQRCFLVQDSVASTYGAGLGYGCVVDIGAQKTSIACIEDGISQLDARVRLNYGGGDIDQVLLMLLRKCGFPYRECSVETSYADAHLLDELKQRFCHLHANVCGAQEQQFTLRNEAGKWLRYTLQLGDEVIMAPLSLFHTELLNITGKTRAVHTQQSAQEQYDCEDCFDGEYLKETGRRNGVRTGDLSLLPAVKSGPQQLANIITADDDDMLIVVDQDETTVSSNSNSQQQQQQHHHHHQQQQQQQLQSKSSNSWFYNVGGQVVPLDQAVIRAIGRCLSYETRRKMFGAILLVGSSAKLRGLAAWLEQRISQQVPPGVEVNVFTKGMDVGMVAWKGAAIMSVLESARELWISQREWQRYGLRILRERSPFLW is encoded by the exons ATGCA GCGTTCCCGTGCGAGCAGCACGAGTAGTGGACGCGTCTCCCACAGCCAGACGCCgaatcaacaacagcaacaacaacaacagcatcagcagcaacaacaacagccgctTGAGGCACTCAAAATAATCGTAATACATCCGGGATCGCAGTATTTACGCATAGGACGAGCAGCTGACCTCAATCCGCTGACACTACTTCATGCCGTTGCCTACAGAtgccacaacaacgacaacaacgatgcTGCACTGCAGCCGCATCATGATCCATTGCTCCCACCGCTGGACAACGCAACGAATGCTGGCGGCAAGCTACAAACAGAGTTCGAGGAGCAACGTCTGGCCGTCTCGAGGATGCTGCAACATTGCATTGTCGATGAACAGAATCGATTGCGAGTGGCGACGCCGCCGCAGCAATTGGCGCACTTTAATCGGAGCAGCGTCGCGGAGCAAGTGACGCCATCTGAAGCTGACGAAGACACCGACACCGAAGATGCCAATGTGTTGTACGATGAGCAGATACTCCGGCTAACTGCTGCCGAGGCACGCAACTATGACATTCACTTTCCCATACAGCGAGGCGAGTTAAATGTTCACGCCGGACGGGGAGGATCGTTGCAGGCGACGCTGTCGCATGTGGAGCGCATTTGGACGCATGCCCTCGAGCAGCGTCTGGGCATTGCGAGACGTGACCTGACCACACACAGCGCTGTCCTTGTGGTTAACGATGTGTATGTGCGACGCCATCTGCGGGAACAaatgacgctgctgctgcaacggaTGGGATTCCAGCGTTGCTTCCTCGTCCAGGACAGCGTGGCATCCACGTATGGTGCCGGCCTTGGCTACGGTTGTGTGGTGGACATTGGTGCCCAAAAGACATCGATTGCCTGCATCGAAGATGGCATCTCTCAGCTGGATGCACGTGTGCGTCTCAATTATGGTGGCGGCGACATCGATCAGGTGCTCTTGATGCTGTTGCGCAAATGCGGATTCCCCTATCGCGAGTGCAGCGTCGAGACGAGCTATGCGGATGCCCATCTGCTGGATGAGTTGAAGCAACGTTTCTGTCATCTGCATGCGAATGTTTGTGGTGCCCAGGAGCAGCAGTTTACGCTGCGCAACGAGGCGGGCAAATGGCTACGCTACACTCTGCAGCTGGGCGATGAGGTGATCATGGCACCGCTGTCGCTCTTCCACACCGAGCTGCTCAACATCACCGGCAAGACGAGAGCggtgcacacacaacaatcgGCACAGGAGCAATACGATTGCGAGGATTGCTTCGATGGCGAGTATCTCAAGGAAACCGGACGTCGCAATGGCGTCCGAACTGGAGATCTTAGTCTGCTGCCTGCTGTGAAGAGTGGACCACAGCAGCTGGCAAACATCATTACGGCCGACGATGACGATATGCTGATTGTCGTTGATCAGGATGAGACCacagtcagcagcaacagcaactcgcagcaacaacaacaacagcatcatcatcatcaccagcagcagcagcaacaacaattgcaatccAAGTCGAGCAACTCTTGGTTCTATAATGTGGGTGGACAAGTGGTGCCCTTGGATCAGGCGGTGATCCGTGCTATTGGCCGTTGCCTCAGCTACGAGACGCGTCGCAAAATGTTTGGCGCCATTCTTCTCGTCGGCAGCAGCGCCAAGCTCCGTGGCCTTGCCGCCTGGCTGGAGCAGCGGATCAGCCAACAAGTGCCGCCGGGCGTCGAGGTGAATGTCTTCACCAAGGGCATGGATGTGGGCATGGTGGCGTGGAAGGGGGCGGCCATAATGTCCGTGCTGGAGAGTGCACGGGAATTGTGGATCTCGCAGCGCGAATGGCAGCGATATGGACTGCGTATTCTGCGAGAGCGATCGCCGTTCTTGTGGTGA
- the LOC117575066 gene encoding putative sulfiredoxin has product MSFIRHFILQSSRRSSAAAAAPCILLLQRQRHPQSTTTTTTTIKRGATTNKREETQTGMETSVHSAGIAEVHNVPMEVIKRPIPSVLDELKVQSLMDTIKAETGEEDVPPVDILWITGSNGGNYYFSFGGCHRFEAYKRLNRPTIKAKLVRSTLGDLYHYMGSSAPTYLA; this is encoded by the exons ATGAGCTTCATTAGGCATTTCATATTGCAGTCGAGCAGACgcagctcagcagcagcagcagctccttgTATTCTTCTCCTacaacgccaacgccaccCACAatcaaccacaaccacaaccacaactatAAAGCggggagcaacaacaaacaaga GAGAAGAGACACAAACTGGGATGGAGACCTCAGTACACTCCGCTGGCATTGCCGAGGTTCACAATGTGCCCATGGAGGTGATCAAGCGACCAATTCCCTCGGTTCTCGATGAGCTGAAAGTGCAATCACTTATGGACACCATCAAG GCGGAGACGGGAGAGGAGGATGTGCCACCGGTTGATATCTTGTGGATAACGGGCAGCAACGGCGGCAACTATTATTTCAGCTTCGGAGGCTGCCATCGCTTTGAGGCCTACAAACGCTTAAACAGGCCAACCATAAAAGCGAAACTAGTCCGCTCCACTTTGGGCGATCTTTATCATTATATGGGCTCTAGTGCACCCACTTATTTGGCTTAA
- the LOC117574930 gene encoding uncharacterized protein LOC117574930 isoform X1, whose product MHISLVKSIVLLIGSLIIVQIDGIQDADGKRIVSKYESISQLYPQLTSSSSESSQWRYADKDLQHPCKRDCAEQQPMTCYYYMVVHYDDTMTDTCKRYLQSKYRFKLNGREYIDAFKLAELEPRTNDDCKYADGLESPIMVVNGQLPGQSIEVCYGDTIVADIINSMHETTTIHWHGMHQRSTPHMDGVPHVTQYPIEPGQAFRYRFEVDHAGTNWWHSHTEHQRAFGLAGPLIVRQPVKLNPHAHLYDFDRSEHVIMIQDWVHNFDESVAENILINGRGRNMKKDTKAKPTLYATFGVIRGGRYRFRVIFNGVSNCPISMSIDNHDLVVIASDGNDIEPVEVQKIMFHGAERFDFVLHANQDVANYWIRIKGYSFCARNQLHQEAVLHYQDADTRALDTHTLSYAYDPPGIMLNELGDDANSDQSIPLVSLNARHIEPELTPAVTYYTSMNAWELRGEGFRFQMDDITFSMPKVSFLQTRNLGIGQMFCNSSQQASLGFNCKSRHCKCSNVIHVPANKNVEFVISSKSNTPHPIHLHGYTFRVVGMGVLGEQRIGQIEEIDKQTPLARRGRGAPLKDSVQVPAFGYTIIQFNSNSPGYWMFHCHISPHSENGMAAVVRVGEDIEMKMCPVSNCGLCSSVT is encoded by the exons atGCATATTAGTTTAGTCAAATCGATTGTATTGTTAATTGGCAGCCTGATTATTGTACAGATCGATGGTATTCAAG ACGCGGATGGCAAGCGAATTGTAAGCAAATACGAGAGCATCAGCCAGCTGTATCCACAGCTCACGAGCAGCAGTAGCGAGTCCTCGCAATGGCGCTACGCCGACAAAGACCTGCAGCATCCCTGCAAACGTGACTGTGCCGAACAGCAGCCCATGACTTGTTACTACTACATGGTTGTGCACTACGACGACACGATGACCGACACCTGCAAACGCTATCTGCAGTCGAAATATCGTTTCAAGCTCAATGGTCGCGAGTACATCGATGCCTTCAAGCTGGCCGAACTGGAGCCGCGAACCAACGATGATTGCAAGTATGCCGATGGCCTTGAGTCGCCCATCATGGTGGTAAACGGACAACTGCCGGGCCAATCGATTGAGGTGTGCTACGGCGACACGATTGTGGCGgacatcatcaacagcatGCACGAAACGACGACGATTCACTGGCATGGCATGCACCAGAGATCGACTCCGCACATGGACGGAGTGCCGCATGTGACGCAGTATCCGATTGAGCCTGGCCAGGCGTTTCGCTATCGCTTTGAGGTGGATCATGCGGGCACCAATTGGTGGCACAGTCACACCGAGCATCAGCGTGCCTTTGGCCTCGCGGGTCCGTTGATTGTGCGACAGCCAGTGAAACTGAATCCGCATGCGCATCTGTATGACTTTGATAGGTCGGAGCATGTGATTATGATACAGGATTGGGTGCACAACTTTGATGAGAGCGTGGCGGAGAATATACTGATCAATGGGCGTGGCCGGAACATGAAGAAGGACACCAAAGCGAAGCCGACGTTGTATGCCACCTTTGGCGTTATACGAGGCGGACGCTATCGCTTCCGTGTCATCTTCAATG GTGTCTCCAATTGTCCTATCAGCATGAGCATTGACAATCACGATCTGGTTGTGATTGCCAGCGATGGCAACGACATTGAGCCCGTTGAGGTGCAGAAGATCATGTTCCATGGCGCCGAGCGATTCGATTTTGTCCTCCACGCCAATCAGGATGTGGCCAACTATTGGATACGCATCAAGGGCTACAGCTTCTGTGCCCGCAATCAACTGCATCAGGAGGCTGTGCTGCACTATCAGGATGCCGACACACGTGCCTTGGATACGCACACGCTTAGCTATGCCTACGATCCACCTGGCATTATGTTGAATGAGCTGGGCGACGACGCGAACAGTGATCAGAGCATCCCGCTGGTCAGCCTCAATGCGCGACACATTGAGCCGGAGTTGACGCCTGCGGTTACGTATTACACTAGCATGAATGCGTGGGAGCTGCGCGGCGAGGGTTTTCGCTTCCAGATGGACGACATTACGTTTAGTATGCCCAAGGTTTCGTTTCTGCAGACTCGCAATCTGGGCATTGGCCAAATGTTCTGCAACAGTTCACAGCAAGCGTCGCTGGGATTCAATTGTAAGAGTCGTCACTGCAAGTGCTCGAATGTCATTCATGTGCCGGCGAACAAGAATGTGGAGTTTGTCATCTCGAGCAAATCGAATACACCGCATCCCATCCATTTGCATGGCTACACGTTTCGTGTCGTCGGCATGGGCGTCCTTGGGGAGCAGCGCATTGGCCAGATCGAGGAGATTGACAAGCAGACGCCGCTGGCTAGGCGTGGCCGAGGTGCTCCGTTGAAGGATTCTGTGCAGGTGCCCGCCTTTGGCTACACCATCATTCAGTTCAATTCAAACAGTCCCGGCTATTGGATGTTCCACTGTCACATTTCGCCCCACTCCGAGAATGGCATGGCTGCCGTTGTGCGTGTGGGCGAAGATATCGAGATGAAAATGTGCCCCGTTAGCAATTGCGGCCTTTGTAGTTCTGTAacataa
- the LOC117574930 gene encoding uncharacterized protein LOC117574930 isoform X2, which produces MTCYYYMVVHYDDTMTDTCKRYLQSKYRFKLNGREYIDAFKLAELEPRTNDDCKYADGLESPIMVVNGQLPGQSIEVCYGDTIVADIINSMHETTTIHWHGMHQRSTPHMDGVPHVTQYPIEPGQAFRYRFEVDHAGTNWWHSHTEHQRAFGLAGPLIVRQPVKLNPHAHLYDFDRSEHVIMIQDWVHNFDESVAENILINGRGRNMKKDTKAKPTLYATFGVIRGGRYRFRVIFNGVSNCPISMSIDNHDLVVIASDGNDIEPVEVQKIMFHGAERFDFVLHANQDVANYWIRIKGYSFCARNQLHQEAVLHYQDADTRALDTHTLSYAYDPPGIMLNELGDDANSDQSIPLVSLNARHIEPELTPAVTYYTSMNAWELRGEGFRFQMDDITFSMPKVSFLQTRNLGIGQMFCNSSQQASLGFNCKSRHCKCSNVIHVPANKNVEFVISSKSNTPHPIHLHGYTFRVVGMGVLGEQRIGQIEEIDKQTPLARRGRGAPLKDSVQVPAFGYTIIQFNSNSPGYWMFHCHISPHSENGMAAVVRVGEDIEMKMCPVSNCGLCSSVT; this is translated from the exons ATGACTTGTTACTACTACATGGTTGTGCACTACGACGACACGATGACCGACACCTGCAAACGCTATCTGCAGTCGAAATATCGTTTCAAGCTCAATGGTCGCGAGTACATCGATGCCTTCAAGCTGGCCGAACTGGAGCCGCGAACCAACGATGATTGCAAGTATGCCGATGGCCTTGAGTCGCCCATCATGGTGGTAAACGGACAACTGCCGGGCCAATCGATTGAGGTGTGCTACGGCGACACGATTGTGGCGgacatcatcaacagcatGCACGAAACGACGACGATTCACTGGCATGGCATGCACCAGAGATCGACTCCGCACATGGACGGAGTGCCGCATGTGACGCAGTATCCGATTGAGCCTGGCCAGGCGTTTCGCTATCGCTTTGAGGTGGATCATGCGGGCACCAATTGGTGGCACAGTCACACCGAGCATCAGCGTGCCTTTGGCCTCGCGGGTCCGTTGATTGTGCGACAGCCAGTGAAACTGAATCCGCATGCGCATCTGTATGACTTTGATAGGTCGGAGCATGTGATTATGATACAGGATTGGGTGCACAACTTTGATGAGAGCGTGGCGGAGAATATACTGATCAATGGGCGTGGCCGGAACATGAAGAAGGACACCAAAGCGAAGCCGACGTTGTATGCCACCTTTGGCGTTATACGAGGCGGACGCTATCGCTTCCGTGTCATCTTCAATG GTGTCTCCAATTGTCCTATCAGCATGAGCATTGACAATCACGATCTGGTTGTGATTGCCAGCGATGGCAACGACATTGAGCCCGTTGAGGTGCAGAAGATCATGTTCCATGGCGCCGAGCGATTCGATTTTGTCCTCCACGCCAATCAGGATGTGGCCAACTATTGGATACGCATCAAGGGCTACAGCTTCTGTGCCCGCAATCAACTGCATCAGGAGGCTGTGCTGCACTATCAGGATGCCGACACACGTGCCTTGGATACGCACACGCTTAGCTATGCCTACGATCCACCTGGCATTATGTTGAATGAGCTGGGCGACGACGCGAACAGTGATCAGAGCATCCCGCTGGTCAGCCTCAATGCGCGACACATTGAGCCGGAGTTGACGCCTGCGGTTACGTATTACACTAGCATGAATGCGTGGGAGCTGCGCGGCGAGGGTTTTCGCTTCCAGATGGACGACATTACGTTTAGTATGCCCAAGGTTTCGTTTCTGCAGACTCGCAATCTGGGCATTGGCCAAATGTTCTGCAACAGTTCACAGCAAGCGTCGCTGGGATTCAATTGTAAGAGTCGTCACTGCAAGTGCTCGAATGTCATTCATGTGCCGGCGAACAAGAATGTGGAGTTTGTCATCTCGAGCAAATCGAATACACCGCATCCCATCCATTTGCATGGCTACACGTTTCGTGTCGTCGGCATGGGCGTCCTTGGGGAGCAGCGCATTGGCCAGATCGAGGAGATTGACAAGCAGACGCCGCTGGCTAGGCGTGGCCGAGGTGCTCCGTTGAAGGATTCTGTGCAGGTGCCCGCCTTTGGCTACACCATCATTCAGTTCAATTCAAACAGTCCCGGCTATTGGATGTTCCACTGTCACATTTCGCCCCACTCCGAGAATGGCATGGCTGCCGTTGTGCGTGTGGGCGAAGATATCGAGATGAAAATGTGCCCCGTTAGCAATTGCGGCCTTTGTAGTTCTGTAacataa
- the LOC117575060 gene encoding uncharacterized protein LOC117575060: protein MDSDSDEEDMAQMRQFMEAADHTLLNNKMFQKPATDLTKTTKHVSSSTVAGVATVGAALQELPKSERYLDEHKSSGDADLQITEHMQTHIWKKLGAIIEKQIKFVAPKPAPLEEKTTTSPSSNVLLLSGADCFIQLETPEEKLPTKKPKIKRRRLEDDAPITNAALAAVVVSGDTILRGEDMQHWEQRKPKKNKLFEYKSCDTEGRKLQAIEPTNEFTTLRLKNQWDESKICKKRKKKDKIKEN, encoded by the coding sequence ATGGATTCTGACTCCGACGAAGAGGATATGGCACAAATGCGTCAATTCATGGAGGCCGCCGACCACACGTtgctcaacaacaaaatgttccAAAAGCCGGCCACAGATCTGACGAAAACAACGAAGCACGTGTCTTCTTCGACTGTTGCAGGTGTTGCAACTGTTGGCGCCGCACTGCAAGAGCTGCCCAAGAGCGAGAGATATCTGGACGAACACAAGAGCTCGGGTGACGCCGATTTACAAATCACAGAGCACATGCAGACACACATTTGGAAGAAACTCGGAGCTATTATCGAGAAGCAAATCAAATTCGTTGCTCCGAAGCCTGCGCCACTGGAGGAAAAGACCACAACAAGCCCCAGCAGTAATGTGTTACTTCTTTCGGGTGCCGattgttttattcaattgGAAACGCCGGAAGAAAAGCTGCCGACAAAAAAGCCAAAGATTAAGCGACGTCGCTTGGAGGATGATGCACCTATAACAAACGCTGCTCTGGCTGCGGTTGTTGTCAGCGGGGATACAATACTTAGAGGAGAAGATATGCAACATTGGGAGCAGCGTAAGCCGAAGAAGAATAAACTTTTCGAGTACAAATCCTGTGATACCGAAGGACGCAAGCTGCAAGCAATAGAACCAACCAATGAATTCACTACTTTGCGTCTCAAGAATCAATGGGATGAGTCCAAGATATgcaaaaaacgcaaaaagaaagataaaatcaaagaaaattaa
- the LOC117574972 gene encoding uncharacterized protein LOC117574972, with protein sequence MQTEHWGVLLNDDDSGALPADKYVATGAKKPKLDEIRQRGEQFPVTDFHHTVELKSSVVTQTIEVMKQTEMLQSLIDTYSTKNGSSNYLLNPCQMIPEVDFPPENAADLVSEQKFQKPIWFIPTVDTAYSRGDPQSYPELSSNTCRHTLRKVMCGLLRLAGFTDSSETAVVLLTDAAEDFMRSFVEEYRGFYDIEPKLQKSTMLRLQPLEQAYFSMTGTSLTQVHNYYKHKVITRNRTEIAEFNSVLQEYDKLMKESQSSMQKQQQHQQQQQQHNHHEFNGHDFLNILEMQPGNGNSGGGGGGGGVVEDGNNSTTGSNSMGNIMGEMLQELGGSTNSSISLSNVSSSQQQMISSNALYGLLEGQLTNNNTNSTSASNVPVSSSGYQANFDT encoded by the exons atgcaaacCGAACACTGGGGCGTCTTGCTCAATGATGACGACAGTGGTGCCTTACCGGCCGACAAGTATGTGGCCACCGGTGCGAAAAAGCCCAAGCTGGACGAGATACGACAACGCGGAGAACAATTCCCGGTGACAGATTTTCA CCACACAGTGGAGCTAAAGAGCTCGGTGGTGACGCAAACCATCGAGGTGATGAAACAAACCGAAATGCTGCAGTCCCTCATTGACACCTATTCGACGAAGAAC GGCAGCTCCAACTATCTGCTGAATCCCTGCCAAATGATACCGGAAGTGGATTTTCCGCCAGAGAATGCAGCCGACCTGGTAAGCGAGCAAAAGTTTCAGAAACCCATCTGGTTTATACCCACAGTGGATACGGCATATTCACGCGGCGATCCTCAATCGTATCCCGAGCTCTCGAGCAACACTTGCCGACACACGCTGCGCAAAGTGATGTGCGGCCTGTTGCGACTCGCTGGCTTCACCGACTCCTCGGAGACGGCGGTGGTGCTGCTTACAGATGCGGCCGAGGATTTTATGCGCAGCTTTGTGGAAGAGTATCGTGGCTTCTATGACATTGAGCCAAAGCTGCAGAAGTCAACAATGCTGCGACTGCAGCCATTGGAGCAGGCGTACTTCAGCATGACTGGCACATCGCTGACCCAGGTGCACAACTATTATAAGCACAAAGTGATAACGCGCAATCGCACTGAGATTGCCGAGTTCAACAGCGTGCTGCAAGAGTACGACAAGCTGATGAAGGAGAGCCAAAGCAGTatgcagaaacagcagcagcatcaacagcagcagcagcagcacaatcATCACGAATTCAATGGCCATGACTTTCTCAACATACTCGAAATGCAGCCGGGCAACGGAAACAGCGgcggcggaggcggaggcggcggCGTCGTCGAagatggcaacaacagcaccacgggcagcaacagcatggGCAACATTATGGGCGAGATGCTGCAGGAGTTGGGTGGCAGCACCAATTCCAGCATCTCGCTGAGTAACGtgagcagcagccagcagcagatGATTAGCAGTAATGCCTTGTACGGCCTTCTCGAAGGTCAACTAACCAATAACAACACCAATTCAACCTCAGCATCGAATGTGCCTGTCTCCAGTTCTGGCTATCAGGCTAATTTCGATACATAA
- the LOC117574982 gene encoding uncharacterized protein LOC117574982: MPEFNDSKDFNVSLVKGETTKGSNDAKSAHKLNKACKKKYLEEIEHTEVHSSEFDNECAAELGEFDLAIHDAWVLQCPKGMDIASLAGKRIKMPGRRFVGDLQVRATPYAEPLQQSVGFVNARGKYSLRRVPLAGHMIVSKRLNQEKPDADADGDDESSAFPKPSRPQKFKLPVRHPFFGRDYQERIEVNKKTSKQLRHAEKKSSEATVRLRNTSNFYKVRSKLLATTQTLEEKEHDVRQSVLTGVLPKFMAETVPPSYVDLTTGDDDEPEGPKKKRKSKANGVVDNDVQAAESSSKKKKRQAESNEEETVVKPKKAKKLKSS, translated from the exons atgCCCGAATTCAACGACAGCAAAGAT TTTAACGTTTCACTAGTGAAAGGCGAAACGACGAAGGGCAGCAACGATGCAAAGAGCGCGCACAAATTGAACAAGGCGTGTAAAAAGAAATACCTGGAAGAGATCGAGCACACGGAAGTGCATAGCAGCGAATTCGACAACGAATGCGCCGCCGAACTCGGAGAGTTCGATCTGGCCATACATGATGCTTGGGTGCTGCAATGCCCCAAGGGAATGGACATCGCCTCGTTGGCCGGCAAACGCATTAAGATGCCCGGACGTCGATTCGTTGGCGATCTGCAGGTTCGCGCCACTCCATATGCGGAACCGTTGCAGCAGTCAGTTGGTTTCGTGAATGCCAGGGGCAAGTACTCATTGCGTCGTGTACCTTTGGCCGGTCACATGATTGTGAGCAAGCGTCTGAATCAGGAGAAACCCGATGCAGATGCTGATGGTGACGATGAAAGCAGCGCATTCCCCAAGCCTAGCAGGCCACAAAAGTTCAAGCTGCCGGTGCGTCATCCGTTCTTTGGCCGCGACTATCAGGAACGCATCGAAGTGAACAAGAAAACATCGAAGCAACTGCGCCATGCCGAGAAAAAGAGCTCCGAGGCAACGGTGCGACTTCGAAATACTTCGAATTTCTATAAGGTACGCAGCAAGTTGCTGGCCACCACACAGACACTGGAGGAGAAGGAGCACGATGTGCGACAGTCTGTGCTCACTGGTGTCTTGCCCAAGTTTATGGCCGAAACTGTTCCGCCGAGCTATGTGGATCTGACAACCGGTGACGATGACGAGCCCGAGGGGCCCAAAAAGAAgcgcaaaagcaaagccaatGGTGTGGTCGATAATGATGTTCAAGCTGCCGAATCGTCCtctaagaagaagaagcgccAGGCGGAGTCCAATGAGGAGGAGACAGTGGTGAAGCCTAAAAAAGCCAAGAAGCTGAAATCATCATGA